A region of Nitrospinota bacterium DNA encodes the following proteins:
- a CDS encoding transposase: protein MRQAYFITSTINQWAHLFHRKEMAGIILESLSTRAQQGKIKINGYVIMPNHIHMIITINEGNVLADFLRDFHKYTAKKIIETLNRDNDPLLSRFTVEKRDRKIQIWQKTHSPKKLISWEFLKQKLEYIHNNPLAKKWRLCDRPENFAWSSARDYLGQSGPLPVEVVSPWTPWD, encoded by the coding sequence ATGCGCCAAGCTTATTTCATCACCTCCACTATCAACCAATGGGCGCATCTTTTCCACCGCAAGGAAATGGCCGGGATAATACTTGAATCGCTATCTACCAGGGCGCAACAAGGCAAAATTAAAATAAACGGCTATGTAATCATGCCAAACCACATCCACATGATAATAACTATAAATGAAGGTAACGTATTGGCGGATTTTCTAAGAGATTTCCATAAATACACAGCCAAGAAAATAATCGAAACCCTAAATCGTGACAATGACCCTTTATTAAGCCGGTTCACGGTGGAGAAGCGGGACAGGAAAATCCAGATATGGCAAAAAACCCACTCTCCCAAAAAACTAATATCGTGGGAGTTTTTAAAACAAAAGCTGGAATATATACATAATAACCCTCTTGCGAAGAAGTGGCGGCTTTGCGACAGGCCGGAGAACTTTGCCTGGTCAAGCGCCCGGGATTATTTAGGACAGAGCGGCCCGTTACCGGTGGAGGTGGTGAGCCCCTGGACACCATGGGACTAG